A stretch of the Lolium perenne isolate Kyuss_39 chromosome 3, Kyuss_2.0, whole genome shotgun sequence genome encodes the following:
- the LOC127344533 gene encoding copper transporter 3-like: protein MDMGGHGMGMGPAAAPVVRRKHYMHMTFYWGTQSEILFDGWPGARGGMYVLALAAVFALAVLVEFLGSFLSKRGRGVAAGAAAHALRVGLAYVLMLALMSFNVGVLLAAVAGHAAGFLLFRGGLCGRRAQVEDGAKDYHAATAAC from the coding sequence ATGGACATGGGAGGGCACGGCATGGGCATGGGCCCGGCGGCGGCGCCCGTAGTCAGGCGGAAGCACTACATGCACATGACCTTCTACTGGGGCACGCAGTCGGAGATCCTCTTCGACGGCTGGCCCGGCGCGCGCGGCGGCATGTACGTGCTCGCCCTCGCCGCCGTCTTCGCCCTGGCCGTCCTCGTCGAGTTCCTCGGCTCCTTCCTCTCCAAGCGCGGCCGAGGCGTGGCGGCCGGGGCGGCGGCGCACGCGTTGCGCGTGGGGCTGGCCTACGTGCTCATGCTCGCGCTCATGTCGTTCAACGTCGGCGTGCTCCTCGCGGCCGTCGCCGGGCACGCGGCGGGGTTCCTGCTGTTCCGGGGCGGCCTGTGCGGCCGGCGGGCGCAGGTGGAGGACGGGGCCAAGGACT